TTCGTCCGGGATTTCGGTCTCGAATTCCTCTTCCAGAGCCATCACCAGCTCAACGGTGTCAAGGGAATCGGCACCCAGGTCTTCTACGAAGGAAGCAGTGTTGACCACTTCTTCTTCTTTAACGCCCAGTTGCTCGGCGACGATTTTCTTGACGCGCTCTTCGATGGTGCTCATACCTTGTTTAACTCCTAATGGACAAATTCAGGCAGCTGGCCAGTGGGTAAGTGTATAGAAAGCCTTTTCAGCTTTTCAACTGAAAGCTTCACCCTGTACCCGGTCGGCCACCTGCCTATAAATTAAGTTGCAGCTTTATAACGGATTTTAGACAGCTCGTATGACATTTTTTTGAAGCGATCCGTCACAATTTAACTCATGTACATCCCGCCGTTCACCGGGATTGTAGCCCCAGTCACGTATGCCGCACCGTCGGATGCCAGGAAAGTGACCACATTCGCGATCTCTTGGGCCTGGCCCAGACGGCCCAGCGGAATCTGCGTCAGCAAGGCTTCACGCTGTGCTTCCGGCAGCTCACGGGTCATATCGGTGTCGATGAACCCTGGGGCCACCGAGTTGACCGTAATCGACCGCGAGCCGACTTCACGTGCCAATGCACGGCTGAAACCTTCCAGACCGGCTTTGGCGGAGGCGTAGTTTACTTGGCCTGCGTTGCCCATGGCACCCACTACGGAGCCAATATTGATAATTCGGCCCCAACGCGCCTTGGTCATGCCGCGCAAAACGCCCTTGGACAGGCGAAACAGACTGTTCAAGTTGGTGTCGACCACGTCGTACCACTCGTCGTCTTTCATGCGCATCATCAGGTTGTCGCGGGTGATACCGGCGTTGTTCACCAGAATCGCCGGCGCACCGAACTGTGCGGTGATCTCGGCCAGTACAGCAGCCACGGACTCATCACTGGTCACGTTCAGCTCAAGGCCAGTACCTTGCACGCCGTTTTCCTTCAGGGTCGCGGCGATACGCTCGGCGCCCGAAGCGGAAGTGGCGGTACCGATCACAACGGCGCCCTGACGGCCCAGTTCCAGGGCGATCGCCTGGCCAATGCCACGGCTTGCGCCGGTAACCAGTGCAACTTTACCTTGCAGACTCATGCAGGCTTCTCCTTAGTTCGGGGATTAGGCCAGTGCCGCGCGAGCGGCAGCGAAGGCATCCGGGGTATTGAGGTTGGCAGTCGACACGCCGTCGGCGCAGCGCTTGTTCAGGCCGGCCAGGACTTTGCCCGGACCGCACTCGACCAGCTCGGTGGCGCCGTTGGCCGCCAGGGTCTGGACCGATTCAACCCATCGTACGGGCTTGTAGAGTTGTTCCAGCAGGTCGCGCTTGAGGGTGTCGAGGTCGGCAGCCACGGCGGCGCTGACGTTCTGTACCAGCGGAATCTGCGGCGCCTGCCAGTTGATGGCAGCGATGGACTCGGCAAACCGCTCGGCCGCCGGACGCATAAGCTCGCAGTGCGACGGCACGCTCACCGGCAATGGCAGCGCACGCTTGGCGCCACGGGCTTTGCAGCCTTCGATAGCACGCTCGACCGCAGCCTTGGCACCGGCGATTACCACCTGGCCAGGCGAGTTGAAGTTCACGGCGCTGACCACTTCGCCCTGGGCCGCTTCGGCGCAGGCTTCGATCACCACGGCGTCATCCAGGCCCAGGATAGCGGCCATGCCGCCCTGCCCGGCCGGAACGGCTTCTTGCATCAGTTGGCCACGGCGCTCGACCAGCTTGACCGCCTCACCGAGGGTCAGGCTGCCCGCGGCAACCAGGGCGCTGTATTCGCCCAGGCTGTGACCGGCGACGAATGCCGGACGCGTGCCGCCTTCCGCCAGCCACAAGCGCCACAGGGCGATCGAAGCGGTCAGGATGGCCGGCTGGGTCTTATCGGTTTGATTGAGCTGCTCTTCCGGCCCTTGCTGGGTCAGTGCCCACAGGTCGTAACCGAGGGCGTCGGAAGCCTCTTTAAAGGTGTCCAGGACCAGCGGGTATTGCGCGCCCAGCTCGGCCAACATGCCGAGGGACTGCGAACCCTGCCCTGGAAAGACGAATGCGAGGGATGTAGACATGTAACAAGCCCCTAATGATCTGGTCGTCAAAAATGCGCACTCCTACGGTGGGAGCACACGAAACTGACAGATTGGATGGTCAATTGAACTGGCCGGTCACATTTAAGCACTCTCGGGCCGATTCGCCTAAGGCAACAGGTCCTCAAGACGGCCGTGCAAGCGTTGCGGCAGGTTTTCATGGATCTCGATCAGGGCCCGCGCAATCGCACTTTGAAAGCCTTCCACACCGGCCGAGCCATGGCTTTTCACCACGATACCCTGCAACCCCAGGAAACTCGCACCGTTATGCCGCGCCGGGGCAAGGTCGGCCTGCAGTCGACGCATCAACGGCAACGCCAGGGCGCCAACCAGACGCGACGCCAGGTTCTGCTTGAACAACGCCTCGATACGCGTGGCGATCATGGTCGCCAAGCCTTCGCTGGATTTAAGCAGGATATTTCCGACAAACCCATCGCACACCACTACATCGGCTTCGCCACGGTACAAACCGTCACCCTCGACAAAACCGATGTAGTTCAAGCCACGCGCGCCTTGCAGCAAAGTGGCGGCCAGCTTGACCTGCTGGTTACCCTTGATGTCTTCGGTACCGATATTCAGCAAGGCCACCCGTGGCCGGGCAACACCCAGCGCTTCGGCGGCCACCGAGCCCATCACGGCAAACTGGAACAGGTGCTCGGCACTGCAATCGACGTTCGCGCCCAGGTCCAGCAGTTGGCAGTAGCCTTTCTGCGTCGGAATCGCCGCGACCATCGCCGGCCGATCAATACCGGGCAAGGTCTTGAGCACAAACCGCGACAACGCCATAAGGGCCCCGGTATTGCCGGCGCTGACACAGGCTTGCACCTTGCCATCACGCAGCAGCTCCAGCGCCACCCGCATCGAAGAGTCGGGCTTGCCACGCAAAGCCGCCGCTGGCTTTTCATCCATGGTGATGGTTTCGCTCGCTGGCGTAATCGTCAGGCGCGCGCGATCCACCGCCGGATGGCTGGCAATCAGTTCTTCAAGTAGGGAGGGTTGACCGACAAGGGTCAGGTGCAGCGAGGGTGTAGCAGACAGGCTGGCAATGCAGGCCTGAACAATGCTGCGGGGACCGAAGTCCCCGCCCATTGCGTCTATCGCGATGACTAGAGCAGACAAGTGATTACTCGTCAGCGCCCTTGTCGATCACTTTACGACCACGGTATACGCCTTCTGGCGATACGTGGTGACGCAGGTGAATTTCACCGGTGGTTTTTTCTACAGACAGAGTGCTCGCCGTCAGGGCATCGTGCGAACGACGCATGTCACGGGCAGAGCGGGATTTTTTGTTCTGCTGAACAGCCATAATTGATTAACTCCTAAACGTTTGGGTCACGCTTTAACTGCGCCAATACACTGAACGGGTTGGACCGCGTTACCTCGTCCTCGCTCGGTTCGGGCTCGTCATCGAGCCCCTCCGGCTGCTGGCATTCTTCCGGATGATGAGCAGGCACAATGGGCAAGGCGAGCAGAAGCTCCTCCTCGATCAGTGCATGCAGATCCAATGGATCTTCGCCCAGTTCCAGCACGTCATAACCTTTCGGCAACGACTGGGTATTCGCACCCTCCTTCACCACAGCATAACTGCACTCGCTGTGAATCGGCAGGGTGACCAGCTCAAGACAACGCTGGCAAACCATTTTGACTTCGGTGTCGATAAAGCTGTGGATTACCACAGACTTACGTTCATCTCGTTCAAAAACGAATTTGGCCTGCACCGTACCGACAGTGTCGGAAAGCGGGTCGCAGAGTCTCTCCAAATCGGCCAGCAGCAATTCACCTTGAAGGGAAGTGCCACGATCAGCCAATTTGCGCGGGTCAACGTGAGGTGGAATCGGGTCATTCAACATAGGCGCAGCATTATAGGGATGCACCCAGCCATGTCAAAGGAAATTCAGCCCTGTGCGTCAGCCGGTCGCCCCGCTAGAATCCCCGGCTGCCCTGAGGAGACGCCCATGCTGCCTTTATTACTCGCATCCAGCTCGGTTTATCGCCGGGAATTGCTGAGCCGCCTGCACCTGCCGTTCATCTGCAGCTCACCCGATATCGACGAAAGCCACCGTGAAAATGAGTCCGCCGTGGAACTGGTCAAGCGCCTGGCCGAACAGAAAGCCCGCGCCCTCGCCGCCAGCCATCCAGGGCACCTGATTATAGGCTCCGACCAGGTCGCGGCGCTCGATGGCCGGATCATCGGCAAACCCCACACCTTCGAAAACGCTCGCGAACAACTGCTGGCGGCCAGTGGCAAGCGTGTGAGCTTCCTGACTGGCCTTGCGCTGCTCAACAGCAAAACCGGTCAGTGTCAGGTCGACTGCGTATCTTTTACCGTGCACATGCGGGAACTGGACGCGGAACGCATCGAGCGTTACCTGCGGATTGAGCAGCCGTATGACTGTGCGGGCAGTTTCAAGGCCGAAGGGTTGGGCGTGAGCCTGTTCCAGAGCACAGACGGGCCGGATGCGACGAGCCTGGTAGGCCTGCCACTGATCCGACTGGTGGATATGCTGCTGGCCGAAGGCGTACAGATCCCCTGACCTACAAAAAACCGGCCGCAAGGGCCGGTTCTTTTTGACCTTGGACTGTCAGCGCAGCGTCGGGCCCTGGAAGCCCATATACAACGCCAGCTTCTCTGCCACGCTGGCACCCAGCCGCTTGGAGAACCGGTCAAATGGCGACTCTTCGACGGTGAAGTCCACCAACTCTTTCTCGCCAATCACATCCCGCGCCACCGAACTGGCACTGCCCAGGCCATCGATCAGACCCAGCGGCAACGCTTGTTCGCCCGACCACACCAGGCCGGAGAACAACTCCGGATGGTCTTTATCCTTCAGACGATCGCCGCGCCCCTGCTTCACGCTGGCGATGAACTGACGATGCGTGGTGTCGAGCACGCCCTGCCAGAACTGGGTTTCGTCAGCCTTCTGCGGCTGGAACGGATCCAGGAACGACTTGTGCTCGCCCGACGTGTAGGTGCGACGCTCTACACCGAGCTTCTCCATGGTGCCGACAAAGCCGTAGCCGGCTGCCGTCACACCGATGGAACCCACCAGACTGGCCTTGTCGGCGTAGATCTGGTCGGCAGCACTGGCAATGTAATAGGCACCCGAAGCCCCCAGGTCAGAAATCACCGCATACAGCTTGGTATCCGGATGCAGGCCACGCAGGCGGCGAATCTCGTCATACACGTAACCGGACTGCACCGGGCTGCCGCCTGGGCTGTTGATGCGCAGGATCACGCCCTTGACCTTGGGGTCTTCAAACGCGGCACGCAGGCTGCTGACGATGTTGTCGGCGCTGGCGGACTCCTTGTCGGCAATCACCCCGCGCACTTCGATCAGGGCGGTGTAGTTGGCACCACGGGTTGCGCTTTTTTCCATGTCCATCAGCGGGCTGAACAATGCGAGCATGGCGATAAGCCAGACGAACGTCAGCAGCTTGAAGAAAATCCCCCAGCGCCGTGCACGGCGTTGTTCCTGGACGCTGGCCAGGAGGGTTTTCTCCAGCAGCTTCCAGCTTTTGTCGTCGCTGTTTTCAACCTTTTCGGGCGCTTTCCACTCGTCACTCATGCCATCAACCCCAGCAAAGACTTATTGGGCCCGGCTGAGCCAGGCCTGCAATTCGGAAAAATGATCGATCGTCAGACGCGGCTCGTATTGCTGCAAGGCCTCGGCAGCCTGGGCGCCATAGCTGACTGCCACACTGTCCATGCCCGCATTGCGCGCCATCATCAGATCGAAGGAAGCATCACCCACCATCAAGGCCTGGCGTGGCGACACGCCGCAATGGGCCAGGATCTGCTCCAGCATCAGAGGGTGAGGCTTACTGGCAGTTTCATCGGCGGCGCGGGTGATATCGAAATAATCTTCCCAACCGTGAGCCTTGAGCACCCGATCCAGCCCGCGACGCGCCTTGCCGGTGGCGACCGCCAGGTGATAACCCTCGGCGCGAAACGCATCCAGTGACTGCACCACACCGTCGAACAACGGCGAAGGCGTGGCCTCCAGGGCGATGTAGTGGTCCGCATAGTGATCACGAAAGGTGACCAGTTCGGCGTCACTGATCTCGGGGTATAGGGTACGAATCGCCTCAGGCAGGCCCAGGCCGATGATGCCTTTGACCGCGTGATCAGTGCACAGCGCATAGCCCGAGCGGGTCGACGCCGCGTGCATCGACTCGACAATCCGGCCAATGGAGTTGGCCAGGGTGCCGTCCCAATCGAAAATCAGCAGTTTGTAATCAAGGTGCGACACTCAAACGCTCCACGGTCTTGGCCCACATCTCATCGACCGGCGCCTGCAGCTTCAACTCGCCACCATCAGGCAGTGGCACCGTGAGCATGTAGGCGTGCAGGAACAGGCGCTTGCCGCCCAGGTCGCGGATTTCCTTGGAGAAATCCTCGTCGCCGTACTTGGTATCACCAGCAATGCAATGGCCGGCGTGCAAGGTGTGCACGCGAATCTGATGGGTACGCCCGGTCACAGGCTTGGCCTCGACCATGGTGGCGAAGTCACCGAAGCGACGCAGCACCTTGAACAGGGTCAGGGCTTCTTTGCCCTCCTCGTCCACTTCCACCATGCGCTCGCCGGAGCGCAAGTTGCTCTTCTGCAACGGCGCGCGGACGCTTTTGATGGAACTGGCCCAGTTGCCGCGCACCAGCGCCATGTAGCGCTTGTCCACGCCATCGCCACGCAGGGCGGTGTGCAGGTGGCGCAACATGCTGCGTTTCTTGGCGATCATCAGCAGGCCGGAGGTGTCGCGGTCCAGGCGATGGACCAATTCCAGCTCCTTGGCGTCCGGACGCAACTGACGAAAGGCTTCGATCACGCCGAAATTCAGGCCACTGCCGCCGTGAACCGCAATGCCGCAAGGCTTGTTGATCACGATCAGCTTGTTGTCTTCGAAGACAATCGAGGCTTCCAGGCGTTGCAACAAACCCTGGGCCAAGGGCACAGGCTCGTCACGCTCGGGCACGCGAACCGGCGGCACACGGACGATATCGCCCGCCTGCAACTTGTACTCGGGCTTGATCCGACCCTTGTTCACCCGCACTTCACCTTTACGCAAGATGCGGTAAATCAAGGTCTTGGGCACGCCTTTGAGCCTGGCCAGGAGAAAATTGTCGATGCGTTGGCCGGCATATTCCGGCGAGACCTCGAGCAGCTGGACGCTGGGGGTCTGGGGGGCGGTAGTCGTCATGGCGGCGATGATAACAATTTTTTATGGAATTGAAGCACTTAATCATTGCTGCTATAGTCGCGAACGCCGCCAAAAGCGGCCTGGACAGAGGACTTGCGGCAAACTGCCGGCCCTGACCATCGCAATTCATCAGGACGCGAGGCCGTCCTACGGGGCTTTCGCCACCCTGGAAGGCTCAAGATTGTAACAAGCGCAGGTGACATGAGGCCTGAAGCGAGTGCAGAAAGCAGAGTGAATACTCGCGTTCTGCGCCGATATTTACGGCCAGTTCACAAAGTGCAGTCAGTCTTGGACCAGACCACGGCGAATGCTTCGGAAACAACGCCTGTTAAGAGCTGAGTGAGAGCGCAACCGCCCACACCTAGTCTTGTTTAGCCATGAGCGTGGACTCCCCATTGGAGAACACGGTAAATGCCAACCCGCTGCGGATTCTGCGCGCGGCAGCACCCGAATTATCAGGGATACGTGTAGGGTGGAGATGCACAACCGTCGGACCGTGTAGCACTAGGCTTATATTTAGACGCTTCATCTCGTCCACAGTCGCCGGTTGATTCCTCCTCCTGACCTTAGCTTTTGTTGAAGTGGTGCCTTTGTCACCACCGCTAACAAGCAGGACGCGTCCGTCGCGATACCGGCCCAATTGGCTGGTTTTTGCTGGACACTGGAGTGGCCAACCACTCTTGACGCACCTGACACCGACCGTGAGAAGTCGTGTGTGCCGAACGCCGTTTCCGGCAGCCCGGAAACCGACGGTACAACATGAAAAGAATGCTGATTAACGCAACTCAACCCGAAGAGTTGCGTGTTGCACTGGTAGATGGCCAACGCCTCTACGACCTGGACATCGAATCCGGTGCACGCGAGCAAAAGAAGGCCAACATCTATAAAGGCCGTATTACTCGCATCGAACCAAGCCTTGAGGCTGCCTTTGTCGATTTCGGCTCCGAGCGCCACGGCTTCCTGCCCCTCAAGGAAATCTCCCGCGAATACTTCAAGAAAGCCCCTGAAGGCCGCGTGAACATCAAGGACGTCCTGAGCGAAGGCCAGGAAGTCATCGTCCAGGTCGAAAAAGAAGAACGTGGCAACAAGGGCGCAGCCCTGACCACGTTCATCAGCCTGGCTGGCCGTTACCTGGTCCTGATGCCGAACAACCCACGTGCCGGCGGCATTTCCCGTCGCATCGAAGGCGAAGAGCGCAACGAACTGCGCGAAGCGCTGAACGGCCTGATCGCACCGGCCGACATGGGCCTGATCGTTCGCACTGCAGGCCTGGGCCGCAGCAGCGAAGAAATGCAGTGGGACCTCGACTACCTGCTGCAGCTGTGGACCGCTATCAAAGAAGCGTCCCTGGATCGTTCCGCGCCGTTCCTGATCTACCAGGAAAGCAACGTGATCATCCGCGCCATCCGCGATTACCTGCGCCAGGACATCGGCGAAGTGCTGATCGACAGCGTTGAAGCCCAGGACGAAGCCCTGACCTTCATTCGCCAGGTGATGCCGCAGTACGCCAGCAAGATCAAGCTGTACGAAGACAGCGTTCCGCTGTTCAACCGTTTCCAGATCGAAAGCCAGATCGAGACCGCCTTCCAGCGCGTCGTCGAACTGCCTTCCGGTGGCTCCATCGTGATCGACCCGACCGAAGCCCTGGTGTCCATCGACATCAACTCGGCACGTGCGACCAAAGGCAGCGACATCGAAGAAACCGCCCTGCAGACCAACCTGGAAGCGGCTGAAGAAATCGCCCGCCAGCTGCGCCTGCGTGATATCGGCGGCCTGATCGTGATCGACTTCATCGACATGACCCCTGCCAAGAACCAGCGCGCCGTGGAAGAAAAAGTCCGCGAATGCCTGGAAGCTGACCGTGCCCGCGTACAGGTCGGTCGCATCTCGCGCTTCGGCCTGCTGGAAATGTCCCGTCAGCGCCTGCGTCCATCCCTGGGCGAGAGCAGCGGCATCGTCTGCCCGCGTTGCAACGGCACCGGCATCATCCGTGACGTTGAATCGCTGTCCCTGGCGATCCTGCGCCTGATCGAAGAAGAAGCCCTGAAAGACCGCACCGCCGAAGTCCGCGCGCAAGTGCCGATCCCGGTTGCAGCCTTCCTGCTCAACGAAAAACGCAACTCGATCACCAAGATCGAACTGCGCACCCGTGCCCGTATCGTCATCCTGCCGAACGATCACCTCGAAACCCCGCACTTCGAAGTGCAACGCCTGCGTGACGACAGCCCGGAAGCCCACAGCGGCCAGTCCAGCTACGAAATCGCCGCTGCCGCTGCCGAAGTGGAAGAAGTCCAGCCAGCCGCCGCGACCCGCACCCTGGTTCGCCAGGAAGCTGCAGTCAAGACCGCTCCAGCTCGCGCCAATGCACCGGTTCCAGCTGAAGTTGCAGCACCAGTTGCCGCGCAGGCCGCCCTGCCTGAGCCAAGCCTGTTCAAAGGCCTGGTGAAGTCGCTGGTCAGCCTGTTCGCCACCAAGGAAGAGCCAGTGGCTCCGGTCGTGGTTGAGAAACCGGCCTCCGAGCGCCCTGCGCGCAACGAAGAGCGTCGCAACGGTCGCCAACAGAGCCGTAACCGCAACGGTCGCCGTGACGAAGAGCGCAAGCCGCGCGAAGAACGTGCACCGCGTGAAGAACGCGCTCCACGTGAAGAGCGTGCCCCTCGCGAAGCCCGTGAAGAAACCCCGACCGTAGAACGTGCACCACGCGAAGAGCGCGCACCACGTACTCCGCGTGCCCCACGTGAAGACCGCAAGCCACGTGGCGAGCGTGAAGAACGTGTGCGTGAACTGCGTGAGCCGCTGGACGCAGCCCCTGCTGCCGTAGCCGGTGCCGCCGCTGCTACCGAAGAGCGCCCAGCTCGCCAGCCGCGTGAAGAGCGTGCGCCACGTGAAGAGCGCCAACCTCGCGCCCCGCGTGAAGAGCGTCAACCGCGTGCCGAACAAGCCGCTGCCGCCAGCGAAGAAGAAGTGCTGACCGGTGAAGAGCAACTGCAGGAAGACGGTCAGGAAGGCGCCGAAGGCGATCGTCCACGCCGCCGCTCCCGTGGCCAGCGTCGTCGCAGCAACCGTCGTGAGCGTCAACGTGATGCCAACGGCAACGTGATCGAAGGCTCGGAAGAGACCGGCGAAAACGCAGAAGCCGCGACCGGCGAACCGACTGGCGCCGAACTGGCTGCCGGCCTGGCCGTTACCGCGGCTGTTGCCAGCTCGGTCATCAGCGCTCCTGCTGAAGCCCAGGCTCACGAGCAGGCTGAACGCGCTACTGCTGCTGTCGAAGAAACCGTAGTGGTTGAAGCACCTGCTGCCGAGGCCCCAGTGGTTGAAGCGCCGGTTGTTGAAGCACCAGCAGTTGAAGCGCCAGTTGTAGAGACACCGGTTGTCGAAGCCACTACCCCAATCGAAGCACCGGCTGTTCCGGAAGTGGAAGTTGCCCAGGCACCTGAAGCCCAACCAGAAGTTGAAGTGGCGGTCGTTGAGCCTGAGCCAGTGGTTGAAGCGATTGTCGAAGCACCGGTTGTCGAAGCCGCTCCAGAAGTTCGTGAAGTTCGTGAAGAACAGACCGCCTTCCAATGGACTGCCGAGCCAGCCGCTCCGGTTGAAGCGCCAGAACCTGCCCCAGTGGTAGAAGAAGCGCCGGCACCGGTTGCCGAAGTCGTGGTTACCGAGCCAGCCCCAGTGGTTGAGCCTGCTCCGGTCGTTGAACCTGCGCCCGTGGTTGAAGCACCGGTCGTTGCCGAAGTGGCAGCGCCAGTGGTTGAAGCCGCACCGGTCAGCGCCCTGACTGAAAACGGCCGTGCACCGAACGACCCACGTGAAGTGCGTCGTCGTCGCAAGGAAGCTGAAGCCGCAGCAGCTGCTGCCGCGGCACGGGAAGCAGAACACGAGAGCAAACCTCTCGCCTGATTCGAGCAGCCACTAAAAAGCCCCGCCTGAGTGATCAGGCGGGGCTTTTTTATGTGTGCTCGGTCAGGAGTAGCGCAACAACGCTGGCACATCCACATCCCATAACACGCCGGGGTCATCTACTGGCACCTCCCACACCGTCGCCTGAGCAAACAACGGCTTGGCGCCACGACCCCCCGTCAAGGCCATCAGCCCAGGCCCCAATGCCTGGCCAAACGCCACGGGATGCCCGTAGCGCCCATCCTGCACCGGCACGCTGATACCGCCCGCCTCCAGCCCCTCGATCACCCGTTCAATACTCGACGACCGGATAAACGGCATATCCCCCAGCACCACCAACCAGCCGTCTGCCGCACCACTGGCCGCAACCGCCGCTGCAATACTGTCGCCCATACCAGCCGAACGCAGCAGCAGGACGTCACAACCATAGGCTTCGGCCAACCGAATGACATCCGCACGATCAGGTGACGTCACCACCCAACGCCTCACGACGCGCTCAGGCAAGTTCACCAGCACCTGCTCGATCACCGGCCGCACCACGCCGTCCAGGCCAACGCAATCCGCCAACAACTTATCCTGGTCCGCCCCGGCTTCAGCGCGGAAACGACTGCCCTGCCCTGCCGCCAGCACAATCGCCGTGACGGTCACTCTGCGACCGCCGGCAACGGCTTCTTCTGCATCGGCGCTACACCGTTCTTGATCGCGACAATTTCCGCCATCAACGACAACGCGATTTCGGCCGGCGT
The genomic region above belongs to Pseudomonas azotoformans and contains:
- the acpP gene encoding acyl carrier protein, encoding MSTIEERVKKIVAEQLGVKEEEVVNTASFVEDLGADSLDTVELVMALEEEFETEIPDEEAEKITTVQAAIDYVTSHQA
- the fabG gene encoding 3-oxoacyl-ACP reductase FabG, producing the protein MSLQGKVALVTGASRGIGQAIALELGRQGAVVIGTATSASGAERIAATLKENGVQGTGLELNVTSDESVAAVLAEITAQFGAPAILVNNAGITRDNLMMRMKDDEWYDVVDTNLNSLFRLSKGVLRGMTKARWGRIINIGSVVGAMGNAGQVNYASAKAGLEGFSRALAREVGSRSITVNSVAPGFIDTDMTRELPEAQREALLTQIPLGRLGQAQEIANVVTFLASDGAAYVTGATIPVNGGMYMS
- the fabD gene encoding ACP S-malonyltransferase, which produces MSTSLAFVFPGQGSQSLGMLAELGAQYPLVLDTFKEASDALGYDLWALTQQGPEEQLNQTDKTQPAILTASIALWRLWLAEGGTRPAFVAGHSLGEYSALVAAGSLTLGEAVKLVERRGQLMQEAVPAGQGGMAAILGLDDAVVIEACAEAAQGEVVSAVNFNSPGQVVIAGAKAAVERAIEGCKARGAKRALPLPVSVPSHCELMRPAAERFAESIAAINWQAPQIPLVQNVSAAVAADLDTLKRDLLEQLYKPVRWVESVQTLAANGATELVECGPGKVLAGLNKRCADGVSTANLNTPDAFAAARAALA
- the plsX gene encoding phosphate acyltransferase PlsX, with translation MSALVIAIDAMGGDFGPRSIVQACIASLSATPSLHLTLVGQPSLLEELIASHPAVDRARLTITPASETITMDEKPAAALRGKPDSSMRVALELLRDGKVQACVSAGNTGALMALSRFVLKTLPGIDRPAMVAAIPTQKGYCQLLDLGANVDCSAEHLFQFAVMGSVAAEALGVARPRVALLNIGTEDIKGNQQVKLAATLLQGARGLNYIGFVEGDGLYRGEADVVVCDGFVGNILLKSSEGLATMIATRIEALFKQNLASRLVGALALPLMRRLQADLAPARHNGASFLGLQGIVVKSHGSAGVEGFQSAIARALIEIHENLPQRLHGRLEDLLP
- the rpmF gene encoding 50S ribosomal protein L32 → MAVQQNKKSRSARDMRRSHDALTASTLSVEKTTGEIHLRHHVSPEGVYRGRKVIDKGADE
- a CDS encoding YceD family protein, yielding MLNDPIPPHVDPRKLADRGTSLQGELLLADLERLCDPLSDTVGTVQAKFVFERDERKSVVIHSFIDTEVKMVCQRCLELVTLPIHSECSYAVVKEGANTQSLPKGYDVLELGEDPLDLHALIEEELLLALPIVPAHHPEECQQPEGLDDEPEPSEDEVTRSNPFSVLAQLKRDPNV
- a CDS encoding Maf family protein, with the translated sequence MLPLLLASSSVYRRELLSRLHLPFICSSPDIDESHRENESAVELVKRLAEQKARALAASHPGHLIIGSDQVAALDGRIIGKPHTFENAREQLLAASGKRVSFLTGLALLNSKTGQCQVDCVSFTVHMRELDAERIERYLRIEQPYDCAGSFKAEGLGVSLFQSTDGPDATSLVGLPLIRLVDMLLAEGVQIP
- a CDS encoding S49 family peptidase, with the translated sequence MSDEWKAPEKVENSDDKSWKLLEKTLLASVQEQRRARRWGIFFKLLTFVWLIAMLALFSPLMDMEKSATRGANYTALIEVRGVIADKESASADNIVSSLRAAFEDPKVKGVILRINSPGGSPVQSGYVYDEIRRLRGLHPDTKLYAVISDLGASGAYYIASAADQIYADKASLVGSIGVTAAGYGFVGTMEKLGVERRTYTSGEHKSFLDPFQPQKADETQFWQGVLDTTHRQFIASVKQGRGDRLKDKDHPELFSGLVWSGEQALPLGLIDGLGSASSVARDVIGEKELVDFTVEESPFDRFSKRLGASVAEKLALYMGFQGPTLR
- a CDS encoding HAD-IA family hydrolase, which translates into the protein MSHLDYKLLIFDWDGTLANSIGRIVESMHAASTRSGYALCTDHAVKGIIGLGLPEAIRTLYPEISDAELVTFRDHYADHYIALEATPSPLFDGVVQSLDAFRAEGYHLAVATGKARRGLDRVLKAHGWEDYFDITRAADETASKPHPLMLEQILAHCGVSPRQALMVGDASFDLMMARNAGMDSVAVSYGAQAAEALQQYEPRLTIDHFSELQAWLSRAQ
- the rluC gene encoding 23S rRNA pseudouridine(955/2504/2580) synthase RluC; the encoded protein is MTTTAPQTPSVQLLEVSPEYAGQRIDNFLLARLKGVPKTLIYRILRKGEVRVNKGRIKPEYKLQAGDIVRVPPVRVPERDEPVPLAQGLLQRLEASIVFEDNKLIVINKPCGIAVHGGSGLNFGVIEAFRQLRPDAKELELVHRLDRDTSGLLMIAKKRSMLRHLHTALRGDGVDKRYMALVRGNWASSIKSVRAPLQKSNLRSGERMVEVDEEGKEALTLFKVLRRFGDFATMVEAKPVTGRTHQIRVHTLHAGHCIAGDTKYGDEDFSKEIRDLGGKRLFLHAYMLTVPLPDGGELKLQAPVDEMWAKTVERLSVAP
- the rne gene encoding ribonuclease E gives rise to the protein MKRMLINATQPEELRVALVDGQRLYDLDIESGAREQKKANIYKGRITRIEPSLEAAFVDFGSERHGFLPLKEISREYFKKAPEGRVNIKDVLSEGQEVIVQVEKEERGNKGAALTTFISLAGRYLVLMPNNPRAGGISRRIEGEERNELREALNGLIAPADMGLIVRTAGLGRSSEEMQWDLDYLLQLWTAIKEASLDRSAPFLIYQESNVIIRAIRDYLRQDIGEVLIDSVEAQDEALTFIRQVMPQYASKIKLYEDSVPLFNRFQIESQIETAFQRVVELPSGGSIVIDPTEALVSIDINSARATKGSDIEETALQTNLEAAEEIARQLRLRDIGGLIVIDFIDMTPAKNQRAVEEKVRECLEADRARVQVGRISRFGLLEMSRQRLRPSLGESSGIVCPRCNGTGIIRDVESLSLAILRLIEEEALKDRTAEVRAQVPIPVAAFLLNEKRNSITKIELRTRARIVILPNDHLETPHFEVQRLRDDSPEAHSGQSSYEIAAAAAEVEEVQPAAATRTLVRQEAAVKTAPARANAPVPAEVAAPVAAQAALPEPSLFKGLVKSLVSLFATKEEPVAPVVVEKPASERPARNEERRNGRQQSRNRNGRRDEERKPREERAPREERAPREERAPREAREETPTVERAPREERAPRTPRAPREDRKPRGEREERVRELREPLDAAPAAVAGAAAATEERPARQPREERAPREERQPRAPREERQPRAEQAAAASEEEVLTGEEQLQEDGQEGAEGDRPRRRSRGQRRRSNRRERQRDANGNVIEGSEETGENAEAATGEPTGAELAAGLAVTAAVASSVISAPAEAQAHEQAERATAAVEETVVVEAPAAEAPVVEAPVVEAPAVEAPVVETPVVEATTPIEAPAVPEVEVAQAPEAQPEVEVAVVEPEPVVEAIVEAPVVEAAPEVREVREEQTAFQWTAEPAAPVEAPEPAPVVEEAPAPVAEVVVTEPAPVVEPAPVVEPAPVVEAPVVAEVAAPVVEAAPVSALTENGRAPNDPREVRRRRKEAEAAAAAAAAREAEHESKPLA